CTCTGACAACCGTTGAACGAAATAATCCGGAGGCTCGCAAGGTCCCCAATCCCGATAGCGTCAACGGAATTCCGTTCCGCTACCTGAGTGAAAGCAACGAAGACTATCGTTGGGCTTTTCTCAATAAGAACAATCGTGTGCAAGACGATTATTCACAACTAATCCGCTTTACCGAAGTCATGTCACTTTCCAATGCGGGTTTCGAGAGCCAAGTGGAGTCCGTAATTGATGTTGATCAATGGCTGCGTGCCTTTGGTTTTGCAAGCATCACCGGACACGGAGACAACTATCTCTCCGATGGATCACAACACAATCTGCAGCTCTATGTCCGTCCGGAAGACAACCGAGTCCTATTATTCCCGCACGACTTGGATGCTTTTTTCGATACACGACGACCCATCGCCACAAACGGCGATCTCCGCAAACTGCTACGTGTACCAGAATGGGAACACATGTACTACGGACACATCCATGACATGATTCAAACGACTTTCAATGAAGAATACATGCTTGCTTGGATAACCCATTGGGGAGAACTGCTGCCAAGACAACGATTTACCCGACATCTAACCGATCTGGTCCGTCGTTCCGACTACTTGAGCGATCAGATTGAAAGACGGGCCCAAAAAGTCGATTATTCAATTTCTACGGAGGACTTTTCCACGGAAACCAACGTCGCCACCATTGCCGGAACCGGATGGATTAACGTCCGAGAGTTACGATTGGCGGGGAGTGATGTTCCGCTCCCAACAGAATGGACCGGCGTAACCGACTGGACCAGCGATGTGGCGATCGCCAGCGGTGTCAATCAAATCACGGTCGAAGCCTACGGCTTCCAGGGCGCGATGATCGGTACTGACACAGTTCGCATCACCAGTAGCGCAGAAAATCCATTGTTGGATTCACTGCGTATCAGCGAAATCAATTACAACCCTGGCGACCCAACGGCGGACGAATCAGTCGAACAAGTCGACTTAGACAATGACGATTTCGAATTCATTGAACTTATCAACGTGGGTCAGGTGCCCATTAATTTGCTAGGAGTCCACTTCGATGCGGGAATCACGTTCACGTTTGGAAATGATTCTCTTGCCGCAGGAGAGCGTGCAGTCCTCGTGAGCGATGCGAATGCCTTTAACATTCGTTACGGTGACGGCCCGCGACTCTTGGGCGAATTCGCATCCGGAAAACTGGCAAATGGTGGTGAGCAAATCCGACTGTTGGACGCCGCCGGAAATCCAATCATCGACTTCACTTACGATGACAATGACGTCTGGCCCGCACGTGCCGATGGTGTCGGCGCCACGCTTGAAATGATCGATCCGTCGGTGCCGACCGATCAGATCGGGAAATACGACAACTGGCGAGCCAGCCATCTTTTACATGGCACACCCGGTGAAAAGGGACCGAATGGATTTGGTGTGGTGATCAATGAAATCCTGACAAATCCAGTTGCTCCTTCCAGCGATGCGATTGAACTCCTGAACACCAGCAACGAAGCGGTCGACTTGTCTGGTTGGTGGTTGAGCGACGCTGCCGGCAACTTACAAAAGTTTGTTATTCCCGCAGGCACAATCCTGGAACCAGCTGCGCGTATCGTCTTTGACGAAACGAACTTCAACCCGACCCCAGCCGCCGCTGGCAATACGAACTTTGCTTTGAGCGCCGGGGGGGATGATGTTTGGCTTGTAATCCCGAATAGTGACGGAGAACTCGCAGCATTCGTCGATGATGTCCATTTCATCGCAGCACGGCCCGGCGAATCATTTGGTCGCTATCCCGACGGTGGAGGCCGATTGCACCCAATGCGCAGCGCAAGCTTCGGAGAAGAGAACAGTGAACCTCGAGTGGGCCCAGTTGTCATCAGTGAGGTCAACTACCATCCCGTCAGCCCCAGTTCGGCAGCAATCGAGGTAGCTCCCTCGCTGGTCAGCGATGACTTGGAATTCGTTGAGATTACCAACCAGTCATCAGATCCTCTCTCGCTCACAGATTGGCGGATTCGCGGCGGTGTTGATTTCGATTTCGGTGAAACACTGCTGGGGGCAGGCGATACGATGGTCATCGCTTCCTTCAATCCCGAGTCACCTGCAAATCAAACAAGACTAGACGGTTTCCGCACGCATTACGACATTTCAAACGACGTCATGATCGTCGGTGGTTTTGCCGGACAGCTAAATGACGATTTCGATATGCTACAGCTTCGTCGGCTTGACAGTGTCGCCGATTCAACGGAACTCACGCTTGAGGATGAAGTGGTCTACGGCAACTGGGCGCCTTGGCCAACCTCGCCAAACGGCGGAGGTGATTCGTTGACCCGAAACCAACTAACAGGCTCCGGAAATATCGCTGATCACTGGAGGGCCGCTCGCCCGACACCTGGCACGGTCGCCGGAAACGCCGATCTCAACCAGGATGGAAATATTGACATTGTTGACGTCGATCTCCTCTGCTCCGCGATCCTGGCTGGCGAGCCGCAGTTCGACCTCAATCGTGATCAACTCACCAATCGAGAAGATCTCTACTTTCTGATCACCGACGTGCTTCAAACCGGACCGGGTGACGCGAACCTAGACGGTCGCTTCGACTCCCAGGATCTAGTAATGACCTTCCAGAGTGGAGAGTACGAAGATGATCGAATCGGAAATTCAACTTGGGCTGAGGGCGACTGGAATTGCGACGGGGAATTTGAATCAGGCGATCTGGTCGCCGCCTTCCGTGACGGTACCTATTCAGCAGCTGCAGTTCCCGGCAGGAATGGATCCTTGACCATCGCAGCCATCGACCAGAGCTTTCAGCCGCAACAACGCTCGACTGAAAAGCGTTCACGAATCGTTCGACGGCAGCAGCCAATCGCTGATCCATTAGCGATTGACCTTGAACTCGCCAGCCTGAATCATCAACTCTTCGATCGATTCAAGGATTCGGATCAGGCAGATTCTGATCCTACCAACGATGCCGACTGGTTTGACGGACTGGGCCCTTCTGCCGCGGGATTCGACTTTTGAGTCACCCCAACCAGACGAAGTTGCTGTAAACTGCAGGACCCAACGTTGGGGAGCCAGCCGAAAACAGGGCTAGCGCGCTTTCTGACTTGTATTTAAGCACCTCAAACAATCACAAAACGATGAAACTCTCGCTGTCTGTAAGAATTGCCGAAGGCTTCCTTTCCAAAGAAGAAGCGATTTTGACCTTGGCAGAAGTTGCCGACTTGGCCGTAGCGGCCGGATATGACGCCATTTGCATGCGAGCCTCTCAAATCGGAATCCAATCGTCAGCCGACCAAATCGATGAGGCGGTCAAGACGTTAAAGGACCGCGAGCTGGACGTCAGCATGGCCACACCTGATTTCGCGATCGTTTACAACAATGACCAGGGCCCGGATTGCTTGCGAAACATCACCCCTTACCTCGATGTGGCCGAGCGTTTCGAGGCACCCTTAGTCCGTGTCGCGATCAAGAAAGATGCGGATATTCCTCACGTACAGCGTGCAGCGGATGAAGCGGCGGAACGAGGCATTCGGCTTGCTCACCAATGCCACACACTTAGTCTGTTCGAAACGATCGAGAATATAGAACGCAGCTTGGCAGCGATTGATCGGCCCAATTTTGGACTCATCTACGAGCCTGCAAATCTCGAATTGTGTGACCAAGACTACGGACCGCAGACCCTCGAACGCCTCGCGCCCAAGATTTTCAACGTCTACCTACAAAATCAAATCATCCGTTCCGGCGGTTCAGTCACGCTCAACACCTGGTGTCGTGGCCCGGTCGAATTCGACATCATTCAAATCCATGACCCAGGCGGCATCGACTTTGCTCGAGTCCAACAAGGGCTACAGCAAATTGGATACCAGGGATCCATCACAGTCCACCAGTGCGCACCGGAAGGGCAGACGCCGCAAGAATCAGCTGCTGCAACGGCGCAATTCCTGCGATCATCTCACTGATTGTTCGCCAGCATTTGCAAGAACTCGCGCAACACTTCCGTGTTATCTTGATAACCGCGTCCTGTCACAAGCTGTCCATCGACCACCCAAGGTTGATCGACATAGGTCGCCCCCCCCTGCTCCGCATCCATCGCACATTTGGGCACGGTGGTCACCTGTTTACCGCGAATACAATCGGCAGCAGTCAGCAGCTCAATTCCATGGCATAAACAGGCAATCGGTTTTTCCGCCACTGAAATGGCGTTCATTACCGACAACAGATCGGTATCATAGCGGAGATATTCCGGCGCTCGTCCGCCCGAAACAAACATGCCAGCAAATGAATTCGCGTCCAAGTCACGGAAAGCGACCGTTGCCTGCAGGTGATAACCGGGGCGTTCTTGCGTAATGTCCCAGGGGACATTCGGGTTCGGTGGAATTTCGTGCAAGACCGTGTGATAGAGTCTCGCCTCGGGGCCCGCCACCACCACATTGAATCCGTCTTCGGGCAGTCGGTAATAGGCATAAAAAGTATCCAAAGCTTCTGTTCCGTCGCCGATCGGCATCAATATATTCGCCATTCTCATATCCACCTGCCATGTGGGTCCATGCTACTTACCTTCCGATCTGGCCATTCTATTCGAATTGGTGGTGACTCGCCTCATTTCACGGATGAGATCGCCTCATATTTTATCGGTCTGGCAACACAAACGGCCGATCGATTCGCCTACAATGGGTAGCTGATCAACAACCAACTCTGATCTAGAAACGCGATGGGATCTAGGAACGCGATGAAATTTGGAATCGGGATCATCGGAGCAACGGGCTATATTGGCACGCCCTACCGTGAAGAGATTCGCGAATGCGGCGATGAGGCAAAAATCATTGCCGTCTGTGCGCGCCGACGCGATCGACTTGAGCAAGCCGCAGCAACCGATGGCGCGGAACTAGCAACGACCGATTGGCAGGCCGTCGTCGAACATCCGCAGGTAAATCTCGTAATGGTCTTAACTCCCGACGCCTTGCACCGTGAACCGGTTCTGGCATCAGCCGAGTTAAATAAGGCGGTTTTTTGCGAGAAGCCCGTCAGCAAGACCATTCATGATACGACGGAGATGTATCGTGCTGTCCAAAGCAGCGGTGTCGCGAGTTACGTACCTTTCTGGACAAGGTATGTGCCGGTGTTTGTGCGGGCCCGCCAGCTAATCGAAGCTGGAAAACTGGGGGAGGTCCGCAATGTAATTTATCGATGGCACAATCCGCGGCCAGTGGCAATGCCTTTCACCTGGCGCGATGACGCCAACCTTTCAGCAGCCGGAAGCATCGCTGATGTCGGATCTCACATTTATGACACCTTGCGTTTTCTGCTCAACGATGAAGCCAACCAAGTCTTAACAGATGCTCGCACCATCATGCCACCCAAACCCGATTTAGGATCAATCGATCTAACGGAAGCCATTGATTGGGGTGAGACGCACGCTGCCGGCGAGGCCGGAGCAACGCGAACCGGCTCGGTACCCGACTATGCCCAGATCGCCGTTGAATTCAAGAGTGGAATTGTGGGCAGCATTCTGCTCTCGCATGCGAGTTACATTCGCAAAGGATTCTCCCCTGAGCTAGAAATCCACGGCACGAAAGCCTCACTTTCAGTCGATCGAAACACGGGTGAAATTCGCTTGGCGGACAGTTCTGAGCTAGCGCGTTCACTGGAAACCATTAGTGATACGGGATTTTGCAATCGATTCAAGAACCATGTCTTCCCCGCACTGCGTCAAGCCAATTCGACAACCGATCATCCAACACTCTACGACGGCTGGCGAGTCCAGATCTTCACCGATGCGGCCTTGGCTTCTGCCCAGCGGGGCGAATGGGTAAAGCTCTCGGAATTTGAATCCGCCGACTAGATGAATTGGACCTCATGGATTAGAAGGAACTATCGATGAACGCTGACCAATCGGGTCTATCGAGAAATGGACGTTACCTCGTCGTCACAGCTGGATTCCTCGGCTGGCTCCTGGCTGGAGTCCAGCTTGCCGTTTCATCGATCGTCATGCGTGAAGCTGCTAAGTCGTTGCTCGTTAATCCGACCGAAGCAGAATTGGCTCAATGGTACGGCATCTTGACCAGTGGCTTCTTGTTGGGTGCGGCTGCCGGAGGATATGGGCTCGGCTGGGCTGGTGATCGCCTGGGGCGAAAGAAGGCCATGGCCTTGAGCATCGCCTGCTATTCACTCTTCGCTGGACTCACCTACTTTGCCAATTCACCGGGACAGCTATTAGTTTTACGTTTTCTGACAGGTATCGGCGTCGGGGGAATGTGGCCGAACGGCATCGCATTGGTTTCCGAAGCGTGGCCCAACATGTCACGCCCGATGTTGGCGGGTGTGATCGGTATGGCTGCCAACGTCGGAATCATGCTGTTTTCAATTCTGACCTGCTTTGTTCATGTGACCACTGATGAGTGGCGATGGGTAATGCTGATCTGCTTCGTCCCCATCGGCCTCGCAGTTTTCGTCGCTCTGTTCGTCCCGGAATCGCCACGTTGGCTCGCTGCGGTCAAAAAACAAGAATCGACACAGGACCAGTCGCCGCTGGTCGAAGTCTTTCAAACGCCTCTGCTACGGATTACGCTGATCGCAATCGCCCTCGGTACAGTTCCCTTGTTTGGCGGTTGGGGCAATGCCAATTGGGCCAATGCGTGGGCCAGTCAAGTCGGTGAAGCAACGAAAGAGGCCGCCCCCGCCATGCCAGACAACGAGGAGGCACCCACCGCTGATGCGCGTATCACGGAGTCGCAACAGCGAGCGCCCGACCCCGCACTGAAAGCTCGTGCCGTGCTCGCACGATCAGCTCCCGGATCACTTGCCAGTCTGTTGGGTGGAGCTGTGGCAACCATCATCGGACGTCGACGTTGCTACTTTTTATTATCGTTTGCTTGCTTCATCTGCTCCCAATGTTTGTTCTGGCTTTCCAATCCGCTGGCGGCTGATTTTCTTTGGTGGACGGGTGCACTAGGACTTTTCAGCGGTTTCTTCTTTGGATGGTTGCCATTGTGTTTGCCGGAGCTGTTTCCCACACGAGTCAGATCAACGGGAGCGGGCATTGGATTTAACTTTGGACGGATTGCGACGGTGATTGGAATCTTGATCGCATCCCTGCTGTTAGGGCAAACCTACGCCGGCGATTACGCTCAAATCGGACGCCTGACTAGCGTGATCTACTTACTGGGAATGGTCGTCATCTGGTTTGCTCCAGACACCTCAAAGCAAGGGCTTCAGGATTGATCCAGCGGCGAATGTCGCCCCGCTAAGTGCCTGAAAGAACAAAAGCGAAGTCGTTCAACGCACCGATTTCGCGGGAATCACCACCGCATTGGTCTTTCCAGATTCGATCGCGGCGTGCACCGTTGCGCAGATATCACGACTCGCCTCTGCACCAAGCGGTGTTGGACAATCTTCGTCGATTGACCTGGCGAATTCATCCGCCAACAACCAATCGTTGTGATTGGCGATTCGGGCATGGGGAAACTCCAATTCAGGTTGACCGCGATAATAAACAGCGACTTCGGGGCGAGCTTCGCTCACAACGAGCGACGCCTTGGATCCCACGAGATGAAGCTTGATTTCACCAATGTCTGGATGGCTGGCGTTACCAATACGCCCAATACACAAGGTACCCACCAATCCATTTTCGAATTCAAGAGTCACGCTCGCCAAATCGTCGACGTGATTATCGTGATGTAGTTGGTGAAAGTGGGAAGTTGTCCGAGCAAAGACACGCTTCACCGCGGCGTCGGTGAGTGACTCAATATAGGCCAGCGGATAGATACCCTCGACCTCGAGCTCGCCCATGGCCCTTCTGCCCACTCCTCCATCCGCTCCGGTCACATGTGCGG
The window above is part of the Pirellulaceae bacterium genome. Proteins encoded here:
- a CDS encoding TIM barrel protein, whose product is MKLSLSVRIAEGFLSKEEAILTLAEVADLAVAAGYDAICMRASQIGIQSSADQIDEAVKTLKDRELDVSMATPDFAIVYNNDQGPDCLRNITPYLDVAERFEAPLVRVAIKKDADIPHVQRAADEAAERGIRLAHQCHTLSLFETIENIERSLAAIDRPNFGLIYEPANLELCDQDYGPQTLERLAPKIFNVYLQNQIIRSGGSVTLNTWCRGPVEFDIIQIHDPGGIDFARVQQGLQQIGYQGSITVHQCAPEGQTPQESAAATAQFLRSSH
- a CDS encoding DJ-1/PfpI family protein, with product MANILMPIGDGTEALDTFYAYYRLPEDGFNVVVAGPEARLYHTVLHEIPPNPNVPWDITQERPGYHLQATVAFRDLDANSFAGMFVSGGRAPEYLRYDTDLLSVMNAISVAEKPIACLCHGIELLTAADCIRGKQVTTVPKCAMDAEQGGATYVDQPWVVDGQLVTGRGYQDNTEVLREFLQMLANNQ
- a CDS encoding MFS transporter, with protein sequence MNADQSGLSRNGRYLVVTAGFLGWLLAGVQLAVSSIVMREAAKSLLVNPTEAELAQWYGILTSGFLLGAAAGGYGLGWAGDRLGRKKAMALSIACYSLFAGLTYFANSPGQLLVLRFLTGIGVGGMWPNGIALVSEAWPNMSRPMLAGVIGMAANVGIMLFSILTCFVHVTTDEWRWVMLICFVPIGLAVFVALFVPESPRWLAAVKKQESTQDQSPLVEVFQTPLLRITLIAIALGTVPLFGGWGNANWANAWASQVGEATKEAAPAMPDNEEAPTADARITESQQRAPDPALKARAVLARSAPGSLASLLGGAVATIIGRRRCYFLLSFACFICSQCLFWLSNPLAADFLWWTGALGLFSGFFFGWLPLCLPELFPTRVRSTGAGIGFNFGRIATVIGILIASLLLGQTYAGDYAQIGRLTSVIYLLGMVVIWFAPDTSKQGLQD
- a CDS encoding Gfo/Idh/MocA family oxidoreductase — translated: MKFGIGIIGATGYIGTPYREEIRECGDEAKIIAVCARRRDRLEQAAATDGAELATTDWQAVVEHPQVNLVMVLTPDALHREPVLASAELNKAVFCEKPVSKTIHDTTEMYRAVQSSGVASYVPFWTRYVPVFVRARQLIEAGKLGEVRNVIYRWHNPRPVAMPFTWRDDANLSAAGSIADVGSHIYDTLRFLLNDEANQVLTDARTIMPPKPDLGSIDLTEAIDWGETHAAGEAGATRTGSVPDYAQIAVEFKSGIVGSILLSHASYIRKGFSPELEIHGTKASLSVDRNTGEIRLADSSELARSLETISDTGFCNRFKNHVFPALRQANSTTDHPTLYDGWRVQIFTDAALASAQRGEWVKLSEFESAD